A region from the Corynebacterium halotolerans YIM 70093 = DSM 44683 genome encodes:
- a CDS encoding UDP-N-acetylmuramoyl-L-alanyl-D-glutamate--2,6-diaminopimelate ligase — MADLAGARLVHTDPDATDPTVASIGLDSSTCEPGALFAAVPGTRTHGAVFAAGTPAAAVLTDEAGLEILEAAGEARPVLVVDDVRAVLGAVAAEIHGHPSRGMTVIGVTGTSGKTTTSYLLEVGLLAAGHRVGLIGTTGTRINGEPVPTRLTTPEAPTLQALFARMRAVGVTHVVMEVSSHALELGRVTGTDFDVAGFTNLSQDHLDFHPTMEDYFAAKALFFRPDSPVAARHRVVCVDDEWGTRMAEVAGEAVTVSTRGGRTATVRARQTGQDATGAQRLSVELPEQTLEVDLPLPGDFNIANAALATAMAWAAGADVDAFAKGIAEVAVPGRMERIDAGQDFLAVVDYAHKPAAVAAVLETLRGQISGRLGVVVGAGGDRDPSKRPVMGSEAAQRADLVIITDDNPRSEDPATIRAAVLEGARATAETTGAEVREIGDRARAIDALIGWARAGDGVVVAGKGHEVGQLIAGVDHHFDDREEVRRALAEHARQGKEQA, encoded by the coding sequence CTGGCCGACCTGGCGGGAGCCCGCCTCGTCCACACCGACCCCGACGCCACCGATCCGACCGTCGCCTCGATCGGGCTGGACTCCAGCACGTGCGAGCCCGGCGCACTCTTCGCCGCCGTGCCCGGCACCCGCACCCACGGCGCCGTCTTCGCGGCCGGCACCCCGGCCGCCGCGGTCCTCACCGACGAGGCGGGCCTGGAGATCCTCGAGGCGGCGGGGGAGGCCCGCCCCGTCCTCGTGGTCGATGACGTCCGCGCGGTCCTCGGTGCGGTCGCCGCGGAGATCCACGGCCACCCCTCCCGCGGGATGACCGTCATCGGGGTCACGGGCACCTCCGGCAAGACCACCACCAGCTATCTGCTGGAGGTCGGGCTCCTGGCCGCAGGCCACCGGGTCGGGCTGATCGGCACCACCGGCACCCGCATCAACGGTGAGCCGGTGCCCACCAGGCTCACCACCCCGGAGGCGCCGACCCTGCAGGCCCTGTTCGCCCGCATGCGCGCCGTGGGTGTCACGCACGTGGTCATGGAGGTCTCCTCCCACGCCCTGGAGCTCGGCCGGGTCACCGGCACCGACTTCGACGTCGCCGGCTTCACCAACCTCTCCCAGGACCACCTGGACTTCCACCCGACGATGGAGGACTACTTCGCCGCCAAGGCGCTGTTCTTCCGCCCCGACTCACCGGTGGCCGCCCGCCACCGGGTCGTCTGCGTCGACGACGAGTGGGGCACCCGCATGGCCGAGGTCGCCGGGGAGGCGGTCACCGTCTCCACCCGTGGGGGCCGGACCGCGACCGTGCGCGCCCGCCAGACCGGTCAGGACGCCACCGGCGCCCAGCGCCTGAGCGTCGAGCTGCCGGAGCAGACCCTCGAGGTGGATCTGCCGCTGCCGGGCGACTTCAACATCGCCAACGCCGCACTGGCGACCGCCATGGCGTGGGCCGCCGGGGCGGACGTGGACGCCTTCGCGAAGGGAATCGCCGAGGTCGCCGTGCCCGGGCGCATGGAGCGCATCGACGCCGGCCAGGATTTCCTCGCCGTGGTCGACTACGCCCACAAGCCCGCGGCCGTCGCCGCCGTGCTGGAGACCCTGCGCGGCCAGATCAGCGGGCGCCTGGGCGTCGTCGTCGGCGCCGGCGGTGACCGCGACCCATCCAAGCGCCCCGTCATGGGCTCCGAGGCCGCCCAGCGGGCGGATCTGGTCATCATCACCGACGACAACCCCCGCAGCGAGGACCCGGCCACCATCCGCGCCGCGGTGCTCGAGGGCGCACGTGCCACCGCGGAGACCACCGGCGCGGAGGTCCGCGAGATCGGCGACCGCGCGCGGGCGATCGACGCGCTCATCGGGTGGGCACGGGCCGGCGACGGTGTCGTCGTCGCCGGTAAGGGCCACGAGGTCGG